A single Desulfovibrio piger DNA region contains:
- the tolA gene encoding cell envelope integrity protein TolA, translated as MNWASYLLSLCLHLAVFLLIMFWPSSPPVNLETPPVMISLVDGAPGGNRTPSSILGKMGKPTDGPKDVSPPAKKADAAAPERPEVKADPTADKARPVEAKPEPRVEHKPEPKPEVKPKPKPEPKDATPVADKKDKKKKEDKKKDDDRKPEKPRKDDKKKDDKKSTPKDDKKTDKKADKPSQGDPVAAAMKQARREATSRVESGDRGSSVEQALAQARRNAGGDGGGGGGEGDGPGGGGLNDVYMGQVMLAVRPNWSFTSATRLNLVCVVRVKVNLQGEVEKVDVTQSSGNAQYDSSAANAIWRTSRAGAFPPPPSEQYTELDLVFTLNELMGR; from the coding sequence ATGAACTGGGCCTCGTATCTTCTTTCCCTCTGCCTGCATCTGGCGGTCTTCCTGCTGATCATGTTCTGGCCCAGCTCGCCGCCGGTGAACCTGGAGACGCCGCCGGTGATGATCAGCCTGGTGGACGGCGCTCCGGGCGGCAACCGCACGCCCTCGAGCATCCTGGGCAAGATGGGCAAGCCCACGGACGGCCCCAAGGACGTCTCGCCCCCGGCCAAAAAGGCCGACGCGGCCGCGCCCGAACGGCCGGAGGTCAAGGCCGACCCCACGGCGGACAAGGCCCGCCCGGTGGAGGCCAAGCCCGAGCCCCGGGTCGAGCACAAGCCGGAGCCCAAGCCGGAGGTCAAGCCCAAGCCCAAGCCCGAACCCAAGGACGCCACCCCCGTGGCCGACAAAAAAGACAAGAAAAAGAAAGAGGACAAGAAAAAGGACGACGACAGGAAGCCCGAAAAGCCCAGGAAGGACGACAAGAAGAAGGACGACAAGAAGTCCACGCCCAAGGATGACAAGAAGACCGACAAAAAGGCCGACAAGCCGTCCCAGGGCGACCCCGTGGCCGCGGCCATGAAACAGGCCCGCCGCGAGGCCACCTCCCGCGTCGAATCCGGGGACAGGGGCAGCAGCGTGGAACAGGCCCTGGCCCAGGCCCGCCGCAATGCCGGCGGCGATGGCGGCGGTGGCGGCGGCGAGGGCGACGGCCCCGGCGGCGGTGGCCTCAACGACGTCTACATGGGCCAGGTCATGCTTGCCGTGCGTCCCAACTGGAGCTTCACCTCCGCCACGCGCCTGAACCTGGTCTGCGTTGTCCGGGTCAAGGTCAACCTGCAGGGCGAGGTGGAAAAAGTCGACGTGACGCAAAGCTCCGGCAACGCGCAGTACGACTCCTCGGCGGCCAACGCCATCTGGCGCACCAGCCGGGCGGGGGCCTTCCCGCCGCCGCCGTCGGAACAGTACACCGAGCTGGACCTTGTCTTCACCCTCAATGAACTCATGGGCCGCTAG
- a CDS encoding TonB family protein, protein MKRTLSRPAALLSLLPVFLLCLAPLHARAAGAAAADVANGYAGEAMAKILANWAAPADRGKVRIVVRVDAEGKVERCGYLEKSASQALNDSVCSAVMKTADLGKPPYGMSQDVYLTFWQGGMADLSGISRRQAARKASGAGAPAVAAAPEDRSGPVTLDSKPATLTTPLKAQDAYGPGHAAYFRKLVRELRDATYIPAELAKGTYYATVRLELDATGKILNHSLLQSSGSELLDRYVRQGIRRAGKVSPPPAAVGRFVNVTLTLVR, encoded by the coding sequence ATGAAACGAACCCTTTCCCGCCCGGCGGCCCTCCTGTCCCTGCTGCCGGTCTTCCTGCTGTGCCTGGCACCGCTGCACGCACGGGCCGCGGGCGCCGCCGCCGCGGACGTGGCCAACGGCTACGCCGGTGAGGCCATGGCCAAGATCCTGGCCAACTGGGCCGCCCCGGCCGACCGCGGCAAGGTGCGCATCGTGGTGCGCGTGGACGCGGAAGGCAAGGTGGAGCGCTGCGGCTATCTTGAAAAGTCCGCCAGCCAGGCCCTCAATGATTCCGTCTGCAGCGCGGTCATGAAGACCGCGGACCTGGGCAAGCCGCCCTACGGCATGAGCCAGGACGTCTACCTGACCTTCTGGCAGGGCGGCATGGCCGACCTTTCCGGCATCAGCCGCCGCCAGGCCGCCCGCAAGGCCTCCGGGGCCGGCGCGCCTGCCGTTGCTGCCGCGCCGGAGGACAGGAGCGGGCCCGTCACGCTGGACAGCAAGCCCGCCACCCTGACCACGCCGCTGAAAGCCCAGGACGCCTACGGCCCCGGCCACGCGGCCTATTTCCGCAAGCTGGTCAGGGAGCTGCGCGATGCCACCTACATCCCCGCAGAACTGGCCAAAGGTACCTATTATGCCACGGTGCGCCTGGAGCTGGACGCCACGGGGAAGATCCTCAATCACAGCCTCCTGCAGAGCAGCGGCAGCGAGCTGCTTGACAGATATGTCCGGCAGGGCATACGCCGGGCAGGAAAGGTCAGCCCCCCGCCCGCGGCTGTGGGCAGATTTGTGAACGTCACCCTAACTCTGGTGCGCTAG
- a CDS encoding PD40 domain-containing protein, with product MKRLAILLALAVTLSLGSAAQAAMRVDIYGPGQNIVNLALAAPLTGPQKQASGMGAKLQKLVEENLSFLPFMRLTPASSVLGGTLLPGYEPPSLDFKRFQLAGSDIVVTTYWPHGDSGTSSVQIRAFETNTGGRLFGKEYPQVRTGDLPEVADRFCADLLEVLTGSGAFFRSTLAFVKKSGRLSANVWLVKPTGRDLRQITNIKGEAMSPAWSPDGRFIVFTHIDEKSHSLGVWDRKKGSVQRVRFPGNVVIGPSFTPDNKVAVALSNGRYPVIFLLNHGFQKERILEGGNSINVSPTFDKTGTKMAFTSSRLGGPQIFMKDLSSGSITRVSKNGGYNTEANLSPDGTLVTYSRMTEYGHRIFVQDMVTGLERQITFGPGSDEQPSFCADSYFIAFASSRGGSRGIYLTTRHGGDAKKVPTGGGAASFPRWGMPDGK from the coding sequence ATGAAACGTCTTGCCATCCTTTTGGCCCTGGCCGTCACGCTGTCCCTGGGCAGCGCCGCCCAGGCCGCCATGCGTGTCGATATCTACGGCCCCGGCCAGAATATCGTGAACCTCGCCCTGGCCGCGCCCCTCACCGGTCCCCAGAAGCAGGCCAGCGGCATGGGCGCCAAACTGCAAAAGCTGGTGGAGGAGAACCTCAGCTTCCTGCCCTTCATGCGCCTGACGCCCGCCTCCTCCGTGCTGGGCGGCACCCTGCTGCCCGGCTACGAGCCCCCGAGCCTGGATTTCAAACGCTTCCAGCTGGCCGGTTCGGACATCGTGGTCACCACCTACTGGCCCCACGGCGACAGCGGCACCAGCTCCGTGCAGATCCGCGCCTTCGAGACCAATACCGGCGGCCGCCTGTTCGGCAAGGAATATCCTCAGGTGCGCACCGGCGACCTGCCCGAAGTGGCCGACCGCTTCTGCGCCGACCTGCTCGAAGTGCTGACCGGCAGCGGTGCCTTCTTCCGCTCCACCCTGGCCTTCGTCAAGAAGTCCGGCCGCCTGTCCGCCAACGTGTGGCTGGTCAAGCCCACGGGCCGCGACCTGCGCCAGATCACCAACATCAAGGGCGAGGCCATGTCCCCGGCCTGGTCCCCGGACGGCCGCTTCATCGTCTTCACCCATATCGACGAAAAATCCCACTCCCTGGGCGTATGGGACCGCAAGAAGGGCAGCGTGCAGCGCGTGCGCTTTCCCGGCAACGTGGTCATCGGGCCGTCCTTCACGCCCGACAACAAGGTGGCCGTGGCCCTTTCCAACGGCCGTTACCCCGTCATCTTCCTGCTGAACCACGGCTTCCAGAAGGAGCGCATCCTCGAAGGCGGCAACTCCATCAACGTTTCGCCCACCTTCGACAAGACCGGCACCAAGATGGCCTTCACCTCCTCGCGTCTGGGCGGCCCCCAGATCTTCATGAAGGACCTGAGCTCCGGCAGCATCACCCGCGTCAGCAAGAACGGCGGCTACAACACCGAGGCCAACCTCTCGCCTGACGGCACCCTGGTGACCTACAGCCGCATGACCGAATACGGCCACCGCATCTTCGTGCAGGACATGGTCACCGGCCTGGAACGCCAGATCACCTTCGGCCCCGGCAGTGACGAGCAGCCCTCCTTCTGCGCCGACAGCTACTTCATCGCCTTCGCCTCCAGCCGGGGCGGCTCCCGCGGCATCTACCTGACCACCCGTCACGGCGGCGACGCCAAAAAGGTGCCCACCGGCGGCGGCGCGGCCTCGTTCCCCCGCTGGGGCATGCCCGACGGCAAGTAG
- the pal gene encoding peptidoglycan-associated lipoprotein Pal, giving the protein MKRYALILALVMALAAGFGCAKKTQDATGDVDDMSPEMRAAIQQITDGRVLFAFDKFDIQPQYKDMLTAKAELMKKYPSIRVRIEGNCDERGTQEYNLALGERRARAAYDYMVRLGVNPGQLEMISYGKEKPAVQGTGESVWAQNRRDDFCVIAH; this is encoded by the coding sequence ATGAAACGCTACGCTCTTATCCTTGCTCTGGTTATGGCCCTCGCCGCCGGTTTCGGCTGCGCCAAGAAGACCCAGGACGCTACCGGCGATGTCGATGACATGAGCCCCGAAATGCGTGCTGCCATCCAGCAGATCACTGACGGTCGCGTGCTGTTTGCTTTCGACAAGTTCGACATTCAGCCCCAGTACAAAGACATGCTGACCGCCAAGGCTGAACTGATGAAGAAGTATCCCAGCATCCGCGTGCGCATCGAAGGCAACTGCGACGAACGCGGTACCCAGGAATACAACCTGGCCCTGGGCGAACGCCGCGCCCGTGCCGCCTATGACTACATGGTCCGCCTGGGCGTGAACCCCGGCCAGCTGGAAATGATCAGCTACGGCAAGGAAAAGCCCGCGGTGCAGGGTACCGGCGAAAGCGTGTGGGCCCAGAACCGCCGCGACGACTTCTGCGTGATCGCTCACTAG
- a CDS encoding D-2-hydroxyacid dehydrogenase, with translation MKIVVLDGDVINPGDISWAPLEKLGEVVIHGHTPEDMIAARAAGADVLVTNKVPLRAATLSRLPDLRMVAVLATGYDIIDTADAAARGIPVCNVVAYGVDDVAQHAWALLLELCRRTSEHTASVRAGEWKDTWCYWKTTPVCLRGRTLGVIGFGSIGRRVGELGHAFGMSVLANCRTPRNPPSYSPFAFASTDQIFQQADVISLHCPLTDATRAIINARALARMKPGAILINTARGPLLDEAAVAEALRSGALGGLGVDVLAKEPPTADNPLLHTPNTLITPHMAWATARSRQNIINLTAENILRWQQGTPVNVVNGVKD, from the coding sequence ATGAAGATAGTTGTGCTTGACGGCGACGTCATCAACCCCGGCGACATCAGCTGGGCGCCCCTGGAAAAACTGGGAGAGGTGGTCATCCACGGCCATACGCCCGAGGACATGATCGCGGCGCGCGCCGCCGGTGCGGACGTGCTGGTCACCAACAAGGTCCCCCTGCGGGCGGCCACGCTGTCCCGCCTGCCCGACCTGCGCATGGTGGCCGTCCTGGCCACGGGATACGACATCATCGATACCGCCGATGCCGCCGCGCGCGGCATCCCCGTCTGCAATGTGGTGGCCTACGGCGTGGACGACGTGGCCCAGCACGCCTGGGCCCTGCTGCTGGAGCTGTGCCGCCGCACCAGCGAACATACGGCCAGCGTCCGTGCCGGGGAATGGAAAGACACCTGGTGCTACTGGAAGACCACGCCTGTCTGCCTGCGCGGGCGGACCCTGGGCGTCATCGGCTTCGGCTCCATCGGCCGCCGTGTGGGCGAGCTGGGGCACGCGTTCGGCATGTCCGTCCTGGCCAACTGCCGCACCCCCCGCAACCCTCCGTCCTACAGCCCGTTCGCCTTCGCCTCCACGGACCAGATCTTCCAGCAGGCCGATGTCATCTCCCTGCACTGCCCGCTGACCGATGCCACCCGGGCCATCATCAACGCCAGGGCCCTGGCCCGCATGAAGCCCGGCGCCATCCTCATCAACACGGCCCGCGGCCCCCTGCTGGACGAGGCCGCCGTGGCCGAGGCCCTGCGCAGCGGTGCGCTGGGCGGCCTGGGCGTGGACGTGCTGGCCAAGGAGCCCCCCACGGCGGACAATCCCCTGCTGCACACGCCCAATACCCTCATCACGCCCCATATGGCCTGGGCCACGGCCCGTTCGCGGCAGAACATCATCAACCTCACGGCCGAGAACATCCTCCGCTGGCAGCAGGGCACGCCCGTCAATGTGGTCAACGGCGTGAAGGACTGA
- a CDS encoding amidohydrolase family protein, translated as MFFDIHTHAFHPKIAHKAVEHLNTVYHLDCRGDGTIEHLLEREKAAGIDRCIVLCAATAPAQVIPANNYAMKLQREHEEVIGFGTLHPAYVDWEDELERMKAGGLRGIKLHPDFQGFALNDRRLLPIFESAQDDFVFEIHIGSDDPLDKAPSSPFMLADLMRSFPRLRVIGAHFGGYQMWDYSLEALGDFENLWIDTSSTTPYVTPSLLQRLLARHDPDRLLFGTDWPLYDPVHELERLRTMSGLGEDAVERILSNAGRLLGIGA; from the coding sequence ATGTTTTTCGACATCCATACCCACGCCTTCCATCCCAAGATCGCCCACAAGGCCGTGGAGCACCTCAACACGGTCTACCATCTCGACTGCCGCGGTGACGGCACCATCGAACACCTTCTGGAGCGTGAAAAGGCCGCCGGCATCGACAGATGCATCGTCCTCTGCGCGGCCACGGCCCCCGCGCAGGTCATCCCGGCCAACAATTACGCCATGAAGCTGCAGCGGGAACACGAGGAAGTCATCGGCTTCGGCACCCTGCATCCGGCCTATGTGGACTGGGAAGACGAACTGGAGCGCATGAAGGCGGGCGGCCTGCGCGGCATCAAGCTCCATCCCGATTTCCAGGGCTTCGCGCTCAATGACCGGCGCCTGCTGCCCATCTTCGAGAGCGCCCAGGACGACTTCGTCTTCGAGATCCATATCGGCAGCGACGATCCCCTGGACAAGGCGCCGTCCAGCCCCTTCATGCTGGCCGACCTCATGCGCTCCTTCCCGCGCCTGCGGGTCATCGGGGCCCATTTCGGCGGCTACCAGATGTGGGACTACAGCCTGGAGGCCCTGGGCGACTTCGAGAACCTCTGGATAGACACCTCCAGCACCACGCCCTATGTGACGCCCTCGCTCCTGCAGCGGCTGCTGGCCCGCCATGACCCGGACAGGCTGCTGTTCGGCACGGACTGGCCGCTCTACGACCCCGTCCACGAACTGGAGCGCCTGCGTACCATGAGCGGCCTTGGCGAAGATGCCGTGGAGCGCATCCTCAGCAATGCAGGCCGCCTGCTGGGCATCGGGGCTTGA
- a CDS encoding sigma-54-dependent transcriptional regulator, producing MSDKSHILVIDDEKNYLLVLQTLLEDEGYTVTAISDPETALAFLAESEVDVVVTDMKMPKVSGREVLQHVKKSWPYIPVLIMTAFGSIESAVEAMKYGAFDYITKPFSNDELLLSIHNATELARAHRQYRLLQEAMEERYSVHQIVGRSRAIRDVLVMVDRAAPSRSTVLITGESGTGKELVARAIHYASPRKEKPFVSVNCMALNPGVLESELFGHEKGSFTGAVAMRRGRFEQADGGTLFLDEIAELTPDLQVKLLRVLQERRFERVGGGEEIEVDIRVVAATNKDLAAMVEKGTFRDDLYYRLNVVQIPLPALRERREDIPLLVAHFMDKVARENDMPAKKFTTEALNYLSGYEWPGNIRQLENVVESCMVLVPGTVIDVDNLPAEIRDEDSQFKSAVDLLPVQLDLADTLEKIEAALIRRALVRADLVQVKAAELLGISKSLLQYKLKKYAITGH from the coding sequence ATGAGTGACAAATCGCATATTCTGGTCATCGACGACGAAAAGAACTATCTGCTGGTGTTGCAGACCCTGCTGGAGGATGAAGGCTACACCGTCACCGCCATCAGCGATCCCGAGACGGCCCTGGCCTTCCTGGCCGAGAGCGAAGTGGACGTGGTGGTGACGGACATGAAGATGCCCAAGGTCTCCGGGCGGGAGGTGCTCCAGCATGTGAAAAAGAGCTGGCCCTACATCCCGGTGCTCATCATGACGGCCTTCGGCTCCATCGAAAGCGCCGTGGAGGCCATGAAATACGGGGCCTTCGATTACATCACCAAGCCCTTCTCCAACGACGAGCTGCTGCTCTCCATCCACAACGCCACGGAGCTGGCCCGCGCCCACCGGCAGTACCGTCTGCTGCAGGAAGCCATGGAAGAGCGCTACAGTGTGCACCAGATCGTGGGCCGCAGCCGCGCCATCCGCGATGTGCTGGTCATGGTGGACCGCGCCGCGCCCAGCCGCTCCACGGTGCTCATCACCGGCGAGTCGGGCACGGGCAAGGAACTGGTGGCCCGCGCCATCCATTACGCCAGCCCGCGCAAGGAAAAGCCCTTCGTCTCGGTCAACTGCATGGCCCTCAACCCCGGGGTGCTGGAGAGCGAGCTCTTCGGCCATGAGAAGGGCTCCTTCACCGGTGCCGTGGCCATGCGGCGCGGCCGCTTCGAGCAGGCCGACGGCGGCACGCTCTTTTTGGACGAGATCGCCGAGCTGACGCCCGATCTGCAGGTCAAGCTGCTGCGTGTGCTGCAGGAGCGCCGCTTTGAGCGCGTGGGCGGCGGTGAGGAGATCGAGGTGGACATCCGCGTGGTGGCCGCCACCAACAAGGATCTGGCCGCCATGGTGGAGAAGGGCACCTTCCGCGACGACCTCTATTACCGCCTGAACGTGGTGCAGATCCCCCTGCCGGCCCTGCGCGAGCGCCGGGAGGACATCCCGCTGCTGGTGGCCCACTTCATGGACAAGGTGGCGCGCGAGAACGACATGCCGGCCAAGAAGTTCACCACCGAGGCCCTCAACTATCTGAGCGGCTACGAGTGGCCCGGCAATATCCGCCAGCTGGAGAACGTGGTGGAATCCTGCATGGTTCTGGTGCCCGGTACGGTCATCGACGTGGACAACCTGCCCGCCGAGATCCGGGACGAGGACTCGCAGTTCAAGAGCGCCGTGGACCTGCTGCCCGTGCAGCTGGATCTGGCCGATACCCTGGAGAAGATCGAGGCCGCTCTCATCCGGCGTGCCCTGGTGCGCGCGGATCTGGTGCAGGTCAAGGCTGCCGAGCTGCTGGGCATCTCCAAGAGCTTGTTGCAATACAAGCTCAAGAAATACGCCATCACCGGACATTAG
- a CDS encoding ATP-binding protein: MFKGGTAAAGATAEQDLPLSYARTLSWLSLLVIMATSLVLSFFIANSAREALLTRQENFSRLLAENLNHQIYRRFALPTLLAHGRIALRQPSQYERLDQVVQSVVHGLPMERLRIYDFTRVVAYSTSREELGRMGVGPESLDSTLRGGVPKPELISNIPDWRALFHLPLPPGTFVLRTLYPLRGEPLQPGAEPPIMGALELTQDITGDYEQILLFQGVVVVTCLLSSVIMFALLLMLIQRAERVLADRMAKNRQLENELHSNEKLVSMGRVIASIAHEIRNPLGIIRSSAELLQRRMGKADAGTSRILQAIYDESVRLSQTVNDFLDYARPRQPRQDLVDLDLVLGQVLAFLEGELGRVGVAVERATSPGLWVRGDKDLLYRAIYNILVNGQQAMDGPGIIHISSRADDGRVVLEVLDSGPGFDPALLDSVLDPFFTTKDGGTGLGLPIVSSIINSHGGEIQLENGPEGGALVRILLPAAEPEQPEEPEAPAVAPATAEVQCAAAEGGETAARPAAGREGGTPEPGKEG, encoded by the coding sequence ATGTTCAAAGGTGGCACCGCCGCAGCGGGGGCGACGGCAGAGCAGGATCTGCCGCTGAGCTATGCCCGAACGCTGTCCTGGCTCTCGCTGCTGGTCATCATGGCCACCAGTCTGGTCCTGTCGTTCTTCATCGCCAATTCGGCGCGCGAGGCCCTGCTGACACGGCAGGAGAACTTTTCCCGCCTGCTGGCCGAGAACCTCAACCACCAGATCTACCGGCGTTTCGCCCTGCCCACCCTGCTGGCCCACGGCCGCATCGCCCTGCGCCAGCCCAGCCAGTACGAGAGGCTGGATCAGGTGGTGCAGTCCGTGGTCCACGGCCTGCCCATGGAACGCCTGCGCATCTACGACTTCACGCGCGTGGTGGCCTATTCCACCAGCCGGGAAGAACTGGGCCGCATGGGCGTGGGCCCGGAAAGCCTGGACAGCACCCTGCGCGGCGGTGTGCCCAAGCCGGAGCTGATCTCCAATATCCCGGACTGGCGGGCCCTGTTCCACCTGCCCCTGCCGCCGGGGACCTTTGTCCTGCGGACCCTCTATCCCCTGCGCGGGGAGCCGCTCCAGCCCGGGGCGGAACCGCCCATCATGGGGGCGCTGGAGCTCACGCAGGACATCACCGGCGATTACGAGCAGATCCTGCTTTTCCAGGGCGTGGTGGTGGTGACCTGCCTGCTGTCGTCGGTCATCATGTTCGCCCTGCTCCTGATGCTCATCCAGCGGGCGGAGCGCGTCCTGGCCGACCGCATGGCCAAGAACCGCCAGCTGGAGAACGAACTGCACAGCAACGAGAAGCTGGTCAGCATGGGGCGCGTCATCGCCAGCATCGCCCACGAGATACGCAACCCGCTGGGCATCATCCGCTCCAGCGCCGAGCTGCTGCAGCGCCGCATGGGCAAGGCCGATGCCGGGACCTCGCGCATCCTGCAGGCCATCTATGACGAATCCGTCCGCCTGTCGCAGACGGTCAACGATTTCCTGGACTATGCCCGTCCCCGCCAGCCGCGTCAGGACCTGGTGGATCTGGATCTGGTGCTGGGCCAGGTGCTGGCCTTTCTGGAAGGGGAGCTGGGCCGCGTGGGCGTGGCCGTGGAACGGGCCACCTCGCCCGGCCTGTGGGTGCGCGGTGACAAGGACCTGCTCTACAGGGCCATCTACAACATCCTGGTCAACGGGCAGCAGGCCATGGACGGGCCGGGCATCATCCACATCAGCAGCCGCGCAGACGACGGGCGCGTGGTGCTGGAGGTCCTGGACTCGGGACCGGGTTTCGATCCGGCCCTGCTGGACAGCGTGCTGGATCCCTTCTTCACCACCAAGGACGGCGGCACGGGCCTGGGCCTGCCCATCGTCAGTTCCATCATCAACAGCCACGGCGGCGAGATCCAGCTGGAGAACGGGCCCGAAGGCGGGGCCCTGGTGCGCATCCTGCTGCCCGCGGCGGAGCCTGAGCAGCCCGAAGAGCCTGAAGCTCCGGCCGTCGCCCCTGCCACGGCGGAAGTCCAGTGCGCCGCGGCGGAAGGCGGGGAGACGGCCGCCCGGCCCGCTGCCGGCAGGGAAGGCGGGACGCCGGAGCCCGGCAAAGAGGGCTAG
- a CDS encoding glucose-6-phosphate isomerase, whose protein sequence is MMHTLEWSRAYAGRLQRDAAAVFAARAPELARRLETECAQGLLPFLTMPYRERLERELPPLLPRVRARRHMLVLGIGGSALGARALQRAFAPGQDGPCHDGPCLWIADNVCAATFESWLAKLPPRETTVVCISKSGGTIETLAQYFLCRDWLRRALGEGWHEHMIVVTDLHKGFLREEAARYGLDSLEVPDNLGGRYSALSAVGLLPAAFLGIDWQALLDGAAAVALPLARDPSCLAGHPAFHLACWANALESRGYSQLIFFCYVPQWATYGPWFAQLWAESLGKEGKGIMPVPATGVTDQHSVNQMFLDGQRDKGCLFVTARGLEQGRHFGQDLPEAWAWLRGKPFGALLEAEGLGTRMALCKSGVPLLHMEMGECTPRAAGSMMLLLEAATVLTGWLMGINPLDQPAVELGKRLANTRLGASGHPREAADLAAYLAVAQEPESF, encoded by the coding sequence ATGATGCATACGCTTGAATGGTCCCGCGCCTATGCAGGCCGCCTGCAGCGGGACGCTGCCGCTGTTTTCGCCGCGCGTGCGCCGGAACTGGCGCGCCGTCTGGAAACGGAATGTGCGCAGGGGCTGCTGCCCTTCCTGACCATGCCCTACCGGGAACGCCTGGAGCGGGAACTGCCGCCCCTGCTGCCCCGGGTCCGTGCCCGGCGCCACATGCTGGTGCTGGGCATCGGCGGTTCCGCGCTGGGCGCCCGCGCCCTGCAGCGCGCCTTCGCGCCCGGGCAGGATGGCCCCTGCCACGACGGCCCCTGCCTCTGGATCGCGGACAATGTCTGCGCCGCCACCTTCGAGAGCTGGCTGGCCAAGCTGCCGCCCCGCGAGACCACCGTGGTCTGCATCAGCAAATCCGGCGGCACCATCGAGACCCTGGCCCAGTATTTCCTCTGCCGGGACTGGCTGCGCCGGGCCCTGGGCGAGGGCTGGCACGAGCACATGATCGTGGTCACGGACCTGCACAAGGGCTTCCTGCGTGAAGAAGCCGCCCGGTACGGGCTGGATTCGCTGGAAGTGCCGGACAACCTGGGCGGCCGCTATTCGGCCCTGTCGGCCGTGGGCCTGCTGCCCGCCGCCTTTCTGGGCATCGACTGGCAGGCCCTGCTGGACGGGGCGGCCGCCGTGGCCCTGCCCCTGGCCCGGGACCCGTCCTGCCTTGCCGGGCATCCCGCCTTCCATCTGGCCTGCTGGGCCAACGCGCTGGAGAGCCGCGGCTACAGCCAGCTGATCTTTTTCTGCTATGTGCCGCAATGGGCCACCTACGGCCCCTGGTTCGCCCAGCTCTGGGCCGAGAGCCTGGGCAAGGAGGGCAAGGGCATCATGCCCGTGCCCGCCACAGGGGTCACGGACCAGCATTCCGTCAACCAGATGTTCCTGGACGGCCAGCGCGACAAGGGCTGCCTCTTCGTGACCGCCCGGGGGCTGGAGCAGGGACGGCATTTCGGCCAGGATCTGCCGGAGGCCTGGGCCTGGCTGCGCGGCAAGCCCTTCGGGGCCCTGCTGGAAGCCGAGGGCCTGGGCACGCGCATGGCCCTGTGCAAGAGCGGTGTGCCCCTGCTGCACATGGAGATGGGCGAATGCACGCCCCGCGCGGCGGGCAGCATGATGCTGCTGCTGGAAGCGGCCACGGTCCTCACCGGCTGGCTCATGGGCATCAACCCGCTGGACCAGCCCGCTGTGGAGCTGGGCAAGCGCCTGGCCAACACCCGGCTGGGGGCGTCCGGTCATCCCCGGGAGGCCGCCGACCTTGCCGCCTATCTGGCCGTGGCACAGGAGCCCGAGAGCTTCTAG
- a CDS encoding YchJ family protein yields the protein MSELCPCGSGRPLDQCCGPYLEGRAWPDDAGTMVRSRFSAYCLGKFDYLVETTHPAYREDLTAQMLEEQTRDVHWLRLDMGPCEKDQPEGGNGELFDTAEFYAYYELEGSVRQIGERSFFQRKDGKLYYVDGVARRPKAYRRPEPKVGRNDPCPCGSGKKYKKCCGRESA from the coding sequence ATGTCTGAACTGTGTCCCTGCGGCAGTGGCCGCCCTCTGGATCAATGCTGTGGTCCCTATCTGGAAGGCAGGGCCTGGCCCGATGATGCCGGCACCATGGTGCGTTCGCGCTTCAGCGCCTACTGCCTCGGCAAATTCGACTATCTGGTGGAGACCACCCATCCCGCCTATCGCGAAGATCTGACCGCCCAGATGCTGGAAGAGCAGACCCGTGACGTCCACTGGCTGCGCCTGGACATGGGCCCCTGTGAAAAGGACCAGCCCGAAGGCGGGAACGGCGAGCTCTTCGACACGGCCGAATTTTATGCCTACTACGAACTGGAAGGCTCCGTGCGCCAGATCGGCGAACGCAGCTTTTTCCAGCGCAAGGACGGCAAGCTGTACTATGTGGACGGCGTGGCCCGCCGCCCCAAGGCCTATCGCCGTCCCGAGCCCAAGGTGGGCCGTAACGATCCCTGCCCCTGCGGCAGCGGCAAAAAATACAAGAAGTGCTGCGGCCGTGAATCGGCCTAG